A window of the Agromyces mariniharenae genome harbors these coding sequences:
- a CDS encoding methyltransferase domain-containing protein, which produces MSGCCGPAPDGRYSEIFDERFASSIARRYRRRGLTAPEGRIIEALSGLGLHGRSVLEVGGGVGELQLELLARGAAETVNLELSDAYEQQADELMRASGVDGRVTRIVGVDLAAASDADVARADYVLLHRVICCYPDFAGLLGAAADHARSAVVFSHPARNLFTRAVVAMSNARMAIVGHDYRGFVHSPEAMLGVLRAHGLALRTYERSKRWHIAVAVREPAGVRTAPAG; this is translated from the coding sequence ATGTCGGGATGCTGCGGGCCCGCGCCGGACGGCCGGTACTCCGAGATCTTCGACGAGCGGTTCGCCAGCAGCATCGCCCGCCGGTATCGCCGACGCGGCCTCACCGCACCCGAGGGACGCATCATCGAAGCCCTGTCGGGGCTCGGACTCCACGGCAGGAGCGTGCTCGAGGTCGGCGGCGGCGTCGGCGAGCTCCAGCTCGAGCTGCTCGCACGCGGCGCCGCGGAGACGGTGAACCTCGAGCTCTCCGACGCCTACGAGCAGCAGGCCGACGAGCTCATGCGGGCGAGCGGCGTCGACGGACGCGTCACCCGCATCGTGGGCGTCGACCTCGCCGCGGCATCCGACGCCGACGTCGCGCGGGCGGACTACGTGCTGCTGCACCGCGTGATCTGCTGCTACCCCGACTTCGCGGGACTCCTTGGCGCGGCCGCGGATCACGCCAGGTCGGCGGTCGTCTTCAGCCATCCCGCTCGGAACCTTTTCACCCGGGCGGTGGTGGCCATGAGCAACGCCCGGATGGCGATCGTCGGGCATGACTACCGCGGGTTCGTCCACTCCCCCGAGGCGATGCTGGGCGTCCTCAGGGCACACGGGCTCGCACTGCGCACCTACGAACGCTCGAAGCGGTGGCACATCGCCGTTGCGGTGCGTGAGCCGGCCGGCGTCCGCACCGCGCCCGCCGGGTGA
- a CDS encoding cytochrome c oxidase subunit 4, whose protein sequence is MRANVIMFWILAVFFGLAAVVYGVWSAIDEVDPGMEWAGTVALSLTTVLSAFIAFYLGRVHRAQGAELPEDRLDANIDDGDAELGFFSPWSWWPIILATGAALGFLGLAIGFWITFLAVPLVIIALVGWVYEYYRGNFAR, encoded by the coding sequence ATGCGCGCCAATGTCATCATGTTCTGGATCCTCGCGGTCTTCTTCGGACTCGCGGCGGTCGTCTACGGGGTCTGGAGCGCGATCGACGAAGTGGACCCGGGCATGGAGTGGGCCGGCACCGTGGCGCTGTCGCTCACGACCGTCCTGTCCGCATTCATCGCCTTCTACCTCGGGCGTGTGCACCGTGCGCAGGGCGCTGAGCTGCCCGAAGACCGCCTCGACGCGAACATCGACGACGGCGACGCGGAGCTCGGCTTCTTCAGCCCGTGGAGCTGGTGGCCCATCATCCTCGCGACGGGCGCCGCGCTCGGGTTCCTCGGCCTCGCGATCGGGTTCTGGATCACGTTCCTCGCGGTCCCGCTCGTGATCATCGCGCTCGTCGGCTGGGTGTACGAGTACTACCGCGGCAACTTCGCTCGCTGA